The following are from one region of the Gammaproteobacteria bacterium genome:
- the uvrA gene encoding excinuclease ABC subunit UvrA, translated as MESIKIRGARTHNLKNINLDLPRNKLVVITGLSGSGKSSLAFDTLYAEGQRRYVESLSAYARQFLQLMEKPDVDLIEGLSPAIAIEQKATSHNPRSTVGTVTEIHDYLRLLFARVGDPFCPEHNIMLTAQSVSQMVDHVLQLPADTRLMILSPLIVERKGEQTDLFDELRAQGFVRLRVDGEVYEIDALPKLQKTKKHTIEVVIDRLKVSADAKQRLAESFEVALRHSDGRALAVEMDSGHEHLFSAKFSCPVCSYSLSELEPRLFSFNNPLGACSKCDGLGQITFFDPARVVAFPHLSLAAGAVRNWDRRNQFYFQLLTSLAQHYQFDLETPFESLSEPTRTIILYGSGKEKIHFSYLTESGRKQQETHPFEGIIPNLTRRYKETESQTVREELAKYLNAQVCPDCQGTRLCQSARHVRVAGQAIYEISAFPLKKAKQFFDQIALLGHKQSIAERIVKEISSRLQFLNNVGLDYLSLDRSADTLSGGESQRIRLASQIGSGLTGVMYVLDEPSIGLHQRDNGRLLDTLKHLRDLSNSVIVVEHDQDAILLADYVVDMGPGAGEHGGFVVAQGSPQAIQENDNSLTGQYLSGKLAINIPQQRHAPNPERMLRIEGASGNNLKNVTLNLPVGLFVCVTGVSGSGKSTLINETLHRAVARHLYASNAEPAPYQHIDGLAFFDKVINMDQSPIGRTPRSNPATYTGLFTPIRELFAGVPQARERGYAPGRFSFNVKGGRCEACQGDGVIKVEMHFLPDIYVTCDVCHGRRYNRETLEIQYKGKNINEVLEMTVENAHEFFSSVPVVARKLQTLLEVGLGYITLGQSATTLSGGEAQRVKLSLELSKRDTGRTLYILDEPTTGLHFQDIDLLLKVLHRLRDHGNTVVVIEHNLDVIKTADWIIDLGPEGGDGGGCIIAEGSPETIAANSNSFTGHYLQSMLAK; from the coding sequence ATGGAATCCATAAAAATACGTGGTGCGCGGACGCACAACCTGAAAAACATCAATCTCGATCTACCGCGCAACAAGCTGGTTGTCATTACCGGTTTATCGGGATCCGGCAAATCTTCTCTGGCCTTCGATACGCTCTATGCCGAAGGTCAGCGGCGTTACGTGGAATCGCTTTCAGCGTATGCCCGGCAGTTTCTTCAACTGATGGAAAAACCGGATGTCGATTTGATCGAGGGGCTCTCCCCCGCTATCGCCATCGAGCAAAAGGCAACTTCGCACAATCCGCGCTCAACCGTTGGTACCGTCACGGAAATTCACGATTACTTGCGCCTGCTGTTCGCTCGCGTCGGCGATCCGTTTTGCCCGGAGCACAATATCATGCTGACCGCGCAAAGCGTGTCGCAAATGGTCGATCATGTGTTGCAGCTTCCAGCCGACACGCGCCTGATGATTCTGTCCCCATTGATCGTGGAGCGCAAAGGCGAGCAAACCGATTTATTCGATGAACTGCGCGCGCAAGGTTTCGTGCGCTTGCGCGTCGACGGTGAAGTGTATGAAATCGATGCTTTACCCAAACTGCAGAAAACCAAGAAACATACGATCGAAGTCGTGATCGACCGGTTGAAAGTATCTGCGGATGCCAAGCAACGGTTAGCGGAATCATTCGAAGTGGCTTTGCGCCATTCCGACGGGCGTGCGTTGGCGGTTGAAATGGATAGCGGCCACGAGCATCTCTTTTCCGCCAAATTCAGCTGCCCGGTCTGCAGCTATTCGCTCTCCGAATTGGAACCCAGATTATTTTCATTCAACAATCCGCTGGGTGCTTGCAGCAAATGCGATGGCTTGGGGCAGATCACGTTTTTCGATCCTGCGCGCGTGGTCGCTTTTCCGCATCTTTCACTGGCTGCCGGTGCGGTCAGGAATTGGGATCGGCGCAACCAATTTTACTTTCAGCTACTAACCAGCCTGGCGCAACATTATCAATTCGATCTGGAAACACCGTTCGAGAGTCTGAGTGAGCCCACCCGCACTATTATTCTGTACGGTTCGGGTAAGGAAAAGATCCATTTTTCCTATTTAACCGAAAGCGGGCGCAAACAACAGGAAACACATCCGTTTGAAGGCATCATCCCGAATCTGACGCGGCGTTATAAGGAAACCGAGTCACAAACGGTACGCGAGGAATTAGCGAAGTATCTCAATGCGCAAGTCTGCCCGGACTGCCAGGGTACCCGCCTTTGCCAGTCGGCACGTCATGTGCGCGTTGCGGGGCAGGCGATATACGAAATTAGTGCCTTTCCGTTAAAAAAAGCCAAACAATTTTTTGATCAAATCGCATTATTGGGTCACAAGCAATCGATCGCCGAGCGCATTGTCAAAGAAATTTCCAGCCGCCTGCAATTCCTTAACAATGTCGGCTTGGATTACTTGTCCTTGGATCGCTCGGCCGACACATTGTCCGGCGGTGAATCGCAACGCATCCGCCTCGCCAGCCAAATCGGCTCCGGCCTGACCGGTGTCATGTACGTTCTGGATGAACCTTCCATCGGTTTGCATCAACGCGATAACGGCCGCCTGTTGGATACGCTCAAACACCTGCGTGATTTGAGCAACAGTGTCATCGTTGTCGAGCACGACCAGGATGCCATACTACTTGCGGATTACGTCGTCGACATGGGGCCGGGTGCCGGTGAGCATGGCGGCTTCGTGGTGGCGCAAGGCAGTCCGCAAGCGATCCAAGAGAATGATAACTCCCTGACCGGTCAATACCTGTCCGGAAAATTAGCGATCAACATACCGCAGCAACGCCATGCTCCCAATCCTGAGCGGATGCTGCGCATTGAAGGCGCATCCGGGAATAATCTCAAGAATGTCACGCTCAACTTGCCGGTCGGGCTGTTTGTTTGCGTCACCGGTGTTTCCGGATCGGGAAAATCGACGCTGATCAATGAGACGCTGCATCGTGCGGTCGCCCGGCACCTTTACGCCAGCAATGCCGAACCTGCACCTTACCAGCATATCGACGGACTCGCTTTTTTCGACAAAGTAATCAACATGGATCAAAGCCCGATCGGGCGCACGCCGCGCTCCAATCCGGCTACCTACACCGGTTTGTTTACGCCGATCCGGGAATTATTCGCCGGTGTGCCGCAAGCGCGTGAACGCGGTTATGCACCCGGGCGCTTTTCTTTCAATGTCAAAGGCGGACGGTGCGAGGCTTGTCAGGGCGATGGCGTGATCAAAGTGGAAATGCATTTCCTGCCGGATATCTATGTTACTTGCGATGTTTGTCACGGCCGCCGCTATAACCGCGAGACGCTGGAAATCCAATACAAAGGCAAAAATATCAATGAAGTACTGGAAATGACCGTGGAAAACGCGCATGAATTTTTCTCGTCGGTGCCGGTAGTTGCCCGCAAATTGCAAACGCTGCTGGAAGTCGGCCTTGGCTATATTACATTGGGCCAGTCCGCGACCACATTATCGGGCGGCGAGGCGCAGCGGGTGAAACTATCGCTCGAATTATCCAAGCGCGATACCGGACGCACGTTATATATATTGGACGAACCCACGACCGGTCTGCATTTCCAGGATATCGATCTGTTGTTGAAAGTCTTGCACCGGCTACGCGACCATGGCAATACCGTGGTGGTGATCGAGCACAATCTCGACGTTATCAAAACCGCCGATTGGATTATCGACCTGGGTCCTGAAGGCGGCGACGGCGGCGGATGCATTATTGCCGAAGGCAGTCCGGAAACGATTGCCGCCAATAGCAACAGTTTTACCGGCCATTACCTGCAATCCATGCTGGCAAAATAG
- a CDS encoding glycerate kinase, with amino-acid sequence MNPRGVLLESFAVAVKAADPLHIVPQHLPKPPKGRTLIVGAGKAAAAMAQAVESSWPAAAQLDGLVVTRYGHRLPTSKIKVVEAGHPLPDGYGEQASHEILTMIRTLTPDDLLLCLFSGGGSSLLALPIDGISLQELREITQQLLRCGASIQEINTVRKHLSAIQGGRLAAICKAPVLALIISDVTGDAATHIASGPCAPDPTTFADALAVLNHYDLNVPPAVRKILCAGRDGVINETPKPGSAIFAQVENRIIASAHDSLVAAAHYFRNLGITPLILGDTVTGEAREIAKSYAAFAREIRRYPHWLKAPVALLSGGETTVTIKGNGRGGRNAEFLLSLLIELDGLNEVYALACDTDGLDGSENNAGALITPDSPARAGKLGLNGAAFLDNNDAYTFFQQLNDLVITGATYTNVNDYRAILIL; translated from the coding sequence ATGAACCCGCGTGGCGTTTTGCTGGAAAGCTTCGCAGTGGCCGTGAAAGCCGCTGATCCATTGCATATCGTGCCGCAGCATCTCCCCAAACCGCCTAAAGGCCGCACACTCATTGTCGGCGCCGGCAAAGCTGCCGCTGCCATGGCGCAGGCGGTTGAAAGCAGTTGGCCTGCCGCTGCACAGCTCGATGGTCTAGTCGTCACGCGCTATGGGCATCGTTTGCCCACAAGCAAAATTAAAGTTGTTGAAGCTGGTCATCCGCTACCGGATGGCTATGGCGAGCAGGCTTCGCACGAAATTCTGACCATGATCAGGACGCTCACTCCGGATGATTTATTGCTTTGCCTATTCAGCGGCGGAGGATCCAGTCTGCTTGCTTTGCCCATCGACGGTATTTCTTTGCAAGAGCTGAGAGAAATTACACAGCAATTGCTGCGCTGCGGTGCGAGTATCCAGGAAATCAACACGGTACGCAAACATCTGTCGGCCATCCAGGGCGGCAGGCTTGCTGCAATTTGCAAAGCCCCCGTGCTGGCTTTGATCATCTCGGATGTCACCGGCGACGCCGCGACGCATATCGCTTCCGGCCCCTGCGCACCCGACCCGACCACTTTTGCCGATGCGCTCGCTGTATTGAATCACTACGATCTTAATGTACCCCCGGCAGTCAGGAAAATTCTATGTGCCGGAAGGGATGGTGTTATCAATGAAACCCCTAAACCGGGCTCCGCTATTTTTGCTCAAGTCGAAAACCGGATTATCGCCAGTGCACACGACTCATTGGTTGCAGCAGCACACTATTTTCGGAATCTCGGCATTACACCATTGATTCTCGGTGATACCGTAACCGGGGAAGCACGTGAAATCGCCAAAAGCTATGCGGCATTCGCCCGCGAGATCCGTCGCTATCCGCACTGGTTGAAAGCACCGGTGGCACTACTGTCCGGCGGCGAAACCACGGTTACCATCAAAGGTAATGGGCGCGGCGGACGCAACGCCGAGTTTTTGCTCTCGTTATTGATCGAGCTTGACGGCTTGAATGAAGTCTATGCATTGGCCTGCGACACGGATGGATTGGATGGCAGCGAAAACAATGCCGGTGCGCTCATTACACCGGATTCGCCAGCACGGGCGGGGAAACTGGGATTGAATGGCGCTGCGTTTCTGGACAATAACGATGCCTACACGTTTTTCCAGCAATTGAACGATTTGGTAATCACCGGTGCCACTTATACCAATGTGAATGACTACCGCGCCATTCTTATTCTTTGA
- a CDS encoding DUF2806 domain-containing protein, translated as MRMGNLLTALVQFFTSGTNHSRKSAADHDALDQFALRPEDRLIFEALCQFVWIQGDPLPLIFDLEDEIYTKQGINQSTLKHLEEAGLIAFDANGFIKKGYGKHTRLFYSGKPTKIGFQTDSNNYLDLGHVLLTERGKKLALVSEAPGNQQFYEYVIERWYRQGLLLSSIQVDRNHNTDKVNRACSIKE; from the coding sequence ATAAGAATGGGTAATTTATTGACAGCGCTTGTTCAATTTTTTACATCTGGAACTAATCATTCTAGAAAAAGCGCTGCGGATCATGATGCATTGGATCAATTTGCTTTGCGCCCGGAAGACCGTTTGATTTTTGAAGCATTGTGCCAATTTGTATGGATTCAAGGTGACCCATTACCTCTTATTTTTGATCTAGAGGATGAAATTTATACAAAGCAGGGAATTAATCAATCGACGCTAAAGCATCTCGAGGAAGCCGGTTTAATCGCATTTGATGCCAACGGATTTATCAAAAAAGGCTACGGCAAGCACACGCGTTTATTTTACAGTGGTAAGCCGACAAAAATAGGTTTTCAGACTGACAGTAACAATTATCTGGATTTGGGGCATGTATTGCTAACCGAACGCGGCAAGAAACTGGCGTTAGTTTCTGAGGCTCCAGGAAACCAGCAATTTTATGAATATGTAATCGAAAGATGGTACCGGCAAGGGTTGCTTTTGTCGTCGATACAGGTTGATCGCAATCACAACACGGATAAGGTCAATCGCGCATGTTCGATCAAAGAATAA
- a CDS encoding porin, giving the protein MKKKLISLAVASALAVPMVASAQGTNVTLFGSVQAEYATVDKEGQGNQAMIGDNTGRSRWGAHITENLGAGLKAKAHIEYGFSTGTGAIGIARERWIALANDNWGELKFGRVQSPFKDFAGGMTIDPFAYTTLQASGSGGTMSASANGLGSGAQSFVDSAARYDSPKVEGFSFSALFMPGYANRLDPTNALNLTTDTNAGALANSGGRGGAWDFQVAGKYEVQYQGHDLGVFGGYSRDNAGTNQKLLGLSNEHVWRGGATWGYQNFKLRGQYENITNAIGAATCSNAAMLGNPATGSPDGYGQCNSAMNLGGSGNIWFASGQYDWGNTSFIAQGGMTHAHSVSGGANSRQVSSFTVGLIHNLSKRSSLFGGYQRAMVDDKNVGSSFRDSNTYNIGMRHNF; this is encoded by the coding sequence ATGAAGAAGAAACTTATTTCGCTGGCAGTAGCCAGCGCACTTGCAGTTCCAATGGTTGCATCAGCACAAGGAACGAATGTAACGCTGTTTGGTAGTGTACAGGCGGAGTATGCTACAGTTGATAAAGAAGGACAGGGTAATCAAGCCATGATCGGTGATAATACGGGTCGTTCGCGTTGGGGGGCACACATTACCGAAAATCTTGGTGCTGGCTTAAAAGCGAAAGCCCATATTGAGTATGGTTTCAGCACCGGTACTGGTGCCATAGGTATCGCTCGGGAACGCTGGATTGCATTGGCTAATGATAATTGGGGTGAGTTGAAATTTGGTCGTGTGCAATCTCCGTTCAAAGATTTTGCCGGTGGTATGACTATTGATCCGTTTGCATATACGACTCTCCAAGCTTCCGGTAGTGGCGGTACTATGTCGGCATCTGCTAATGGTTTGGGATCCGGAGCACAAAGCTTTGTAGACAGCGCTGCACGTTATGATTCACCAAAAGTCGAAGGTTTCAGTTTTTCAGCTTTATTTATGCCTGGTTATGCTAATAGATTAGATCCAACTAATGCACTTAATCTTACTACAGATACTAATGCCGGTGCTCTAGCCAATTCTGGTGGTCGTGGTGGTGCGTGGGATTTTCAGGTTGCCGGTAAATATGAAGTGCAGTATCAAGGTCATGATTTAGGTGTATTTGGTGGATACTCTCGCGATAATGCTGGTACCAATCAAAAGCTTTTGGGATTGAGCAACGAGCATGTGTGGCGCGGTGGTGCTACATGGGGTTATCAAAACTTTAAACTCAGAGGTCAATATGAAAATATTACGAACGCAATCGGCGCAGCGACTTGCTCTAATGCAGCTATGTTAGGCAATCCTGCCACCGGCAGTCCGGATGGCTATGGACAATGTAATTCTGCAATGAATTTAGGTGGTAGCGGTAATATCTGGTTTGCGAGTGGTCAGTATGATTGGGGCAATACCAGTTTCATCGCTCAAGGCGGTATGACACATGCGCACAGTGTATCCGGCGGTGCAAATAGCCGCCAAGTAAGCAGCTTTACGGTTGGTCTGATACATAATCTAAGCAAGCGTTCAAGCTTGTTTGGCGGTTATCAAAGAGCAATGGTCGATGATAAGAATGTTGGTTCTTCATTCAGAGACAGTAATACCTATAATATAGGTATGCGTCACAACTTCTAA
- a CDS encoding L,D-transpeptidase family protein: MYKPFLFIIVAFNLIATSPISRAETWVLPPPDIDIFGQIRTTHASSTETLLDIARRYDIGQIEILLANPNVDRWLPEDGAKVILPSRYIIPHAERKGLLLNLPEMRIYYFPEPKKSEKPMVITHPVGIGRMDWVTPLGISKIVEKKKDPTWIPPKSLQMDRIANGEQPYPSIVPPGPTNPLGRHAMRLSIGGGSYLIHGTIKPFGVGMRVSAGCVRMYPEDIEALFDKVPIGTQVQVVNQPIKLGWLMDSLYIELHPPLEEDEGKYANYKQMVVTAINDFLTLKSSKRNIPTDFEIDQETLKQAILEKSGIPVLISRARAQQLHTQNNH, translated from the coding sequence ATGTATAAACCCTTTTTATTCATTATTGTTGCATTCAATCTAATTGCTACTTCCCCAATCAGCAGAGCTGAAACATGGGTACTCCCACCTCCCGATATTGATATTTTTGGTCAAATACGAACCACACACGCAAGCAGCACGGAAACATTGCTCGATATCGCACGTCGATACGATATCGGCCAAATAGAGATTTTATTGGCCAACCCCAATGTTGATCGATGGTTGCCTGAAGATGGCGCAAAAGTTATTCTGCCAAGCCGCTATATTATTCCCCATGCCGAACGCAAAGGTTTACTTCTAAATTTACCTGAGATGAGAATTTATTATTTTCCGGAACCTAAAAAGAGTGAAAAGCCAATGGTCATCACACATCCGGTAGGTATCGGCAGAATGGATTGGGTGACCCCGTTAGGAATTTCGAAAATAGTTGAAAAAAAGAAAGATCCCACTTGGATACCTCCAAAATCTCTTCAGATGGATAGAATAGCCAATGGGGAGCAACCTTATCCCAGCATAGTGCCACCGGGTCCTACCAATCCCTTAGGGCGGCATGCCATGCGTTTGAGCATCGGTGGCGGAAGCTATCTGATACACGGGACCATCAAGCCTTTCGGTGTCGGAATGCGCGTTTCAGCAGGGTGCGTCCGCATGTACCCGGAAGACATTGAAGCACTCTTTGATAAAGTTCCAATCGGCACCCAGGTGCAAGTTGTTAATCAACCGATTAAACTCGGCTGGTTAATGGATTCTCTTTATATTGAACTTCATCCGCCACTTGAAGAAGACGAGGGGAAATATGCCAATTATAAACAGATGGTAGTAACCGCCATTAATGATTTTCTCACATTAAAAAGCAGCAAGAGAAACATCCCTACAGATTTTGAAATAGACCAGGAAACTCTCAAACAAGCAATCCTAGAGAAAAGCGGAATACCTGTTCTAATCTCTCGTGCACGCGCACAACAATTACACACACAAAACAACCACTAA
- a CDS encoding L,D-transpeptidase, which translates to MHKAAQAQDDGVWIDVDTVEHTLSVMRGDTVQSVFKNVAIGRFGTTWSKMTKDDKTPLGSFRIGWINEKSRYYRFFGLNYPNLDTAKRALDENRIDEETWFSIVRAKSMGKSPPQNTPLGGHIGIHGIGRGDREIHHQYNWTNGCIALTNEQIDQLSKWIKPGVLVNIR; encoded by the coding sequence ATGCATAAAGCGGCACAAGCGCAGGATGATGGTGTTTGGATTGATGTCGATACAGTGGAACATACTTTGTCGGTAATGCGGGGTGATACTGTGCAGTCGGTGTTCAAGAATGTGGCAATCGGGCGTTTCGGCACTACCTGGTCGAAAATGACAAAAGATGACAAAACCCCATTGGGCAGCTTCCGGATTGGTTGGATTAACGAAAAGAGCCGTTACTATCGATTTTTTGGCCTTAATTATCCGAATCTGGATACAGCAAAACGTGCGCTAGATGAAAACAGAATTGACGAAGAAACGTGGTTCTCGATAGTGAGAGCAAAAAGTATGGGAAAATCCCCTCCGCAGAATACGCCGTTGGGTGGTCATATCGGCATACATGGAATTGGCCGGGGCGATCGGGAGATTCATCATCAATATAATTGGACAAACGGTTGTATTGCACTAACAAATGAGCAAATTGACCAACTTAGTAAATGGATTAAGCCTGGCGTATTGGTGAATATTCGTTAG
- a CDS encoding HypC/HybG/HupF family hydrogenase formation chaperone, with protein sequence MCLAIPAYVEQLTAENHAIVNLSGIRKEISLALVEDIAPGDYVIVHVGFALQKLDPLEAEHTLAMFAEISSRNQDLS encoded by the coding sequence ATGTGCCTTGCTATTCCTGCTTATGTAGAACAATTGACCGCCGAAAATCATGCCATCGTCAATCTTAGCGGTATCCGCAAAGAAATTTCACTGGCTCTGGTTGAAGATATTGCCCCGGGGGATTACGTCATCGTACATGTTGGTTTTGCGCTACAGAAGCTGGATCCGCTGGAAGCCGAGCACACTCTGGCAATGTTTGCCGAAATCTCTTCGCGCAATCAAGATCTATCTTGA
- the hypD gene encoding hydrogenase formation protein HypD, translating to MKYIDEFRAGALAQQIAAKITAEADPCRHYHFMEFCGGHTHAISRFGIVDLLPGNVRMIHGPGCPVCVLPIGRVQNAIQLAQTPGVILCSYGDMLRIPTTHGMSLLKAKAQGADIRMVYSSADAVKVAQQNPQRQVVFFAIGFETTTPPTAVAIKQAQALGLKNFSVFCNHVLTPSAISHILQSPEVREFGLVPLDGFIGPAHVSVVIGSQPYEYFSEEFQKPVVIAGFEPLDVMQAILMLIRQINTGRAEVENEFTRAVLPAGNIKAQALVAEVFELRRTFEWRGLGWVPYSALKIKSRYAGFDAEQRFAIPTLSIADNKACECSAILRGVKRPQDCKIFGTVCTPENPIGSCMVSSEGACAAHYRYGRFREKDDAVMAEN from the coding sequence ATGAAGTACATCGATGAATTTCGCGCAGGTGCTCTAGCACAGCAAATCGCCGCCAAGATCACCGCAGAAGCAGATCCCTGCCGTCACTATCATTTCATGGAATTTTGCGGCGGTCATACCCACGCTATTTCACGTTTCGGCATCGTCGACCTGCTTCCTGGCAATGTGCGCATGATTCATGGTCCTGGTTGTCCGGTATGTGTTCTGCCTATCGGTCGTGTGCAAAACGCGATTCAATTGGCGCAAACGCCAGGCGTCATACTGTGCAGTTACGGCGATATGCTGCGCATACCGACTACGCACGGCATGAGTTTATTGAAAGCAAAAGCACAGGGCGCGGATATTCGCATGGTATACAGTAGCGCGGATGCGGTAAAAGTCGCGCAACAAAACCCGCAACGGCAGGTCGTTTTCTTTGCTATCGGATTTGAAACCACGACACCACCTACAGCCGTCGCAATCAAGCAAGCGCAAGCACTTGGCCTGAAAAATTTCTCGGTTTTTTGCAATCACGTCCTGACTCCATCGGCAATTTCTCATATCCTGCAATCACCTGAAGTGCGTGAATTCGGTTTGGTCCCCCTGGATGGTTTTATCGGCCCCGCGCATGTTTCCGTCGTGATCGGCAGCCAGCCTTATGAATATTTTTCCGAAGAGTTCCAGAAACCGGTTGTAATCGCCGGGTTTGAACCGCTTGATGTCATGCAAGCGATTTTGATGCTGATACGCCAAATCAATACAGGTCGGGCTGAAGTCGAAAACGAATTTACCCGCGCGGTTTTACCGGCAGGCAATATCAAAGCACAGGCATTGGTCGCCGAAGTCTTTGAGCTGCGGCGCACATTTGAATGGCGTGGCCTGGGATGGGTGCCTTACAGCGCACTGAAAATCAAATCACGCTACGCCGGTTTCGATGCCGAACAACGTTTCGCAATCCCGACACTTTCCATTGCCGACAACAAAGCGTGCGAATGCAGCGCCATTTTACGCGGCGTTAAGCGGCCGCAGGATTGCAAAATTTTTGGCACTGTCTGCACACCCGAAAATCCGATCGGCTCCTGCATGGTTTCTTCGGAAGGTGCTTGCGCCGCTCATTATCGCTATGGGCGCTTCCGCGAAAAAGATGATGCCGTAATGGCGGAGAATTAA
- the hypE gene encoding hydrogenase expression/formation protein HypE: MSQKGFIKPGYTRALDLKNGCVEMAHGSGGRAMAQLIQQLFVTAFDNEFLRQMNDQACFPSFNGRMVMSTDSHVVTPLFFPGGDIGSLAVHGTINDIAMAGAKPCYLAAGFILEEGFPLSDLKRIVDSMAQAARTAQVPIITGDTKVVEKGSGDGVFITTTGVGMVPEGIHISAENARPGDKILVSGTLGDHGVAVMAQRENLSFETSIESDTAALHGLVAQMIAATPNIRVLRDPTRGGIAATLNEIAQQSSVGMMIHESNLPIREQVQAACEFLGLDPLYIANEGKLIAICPAQDTENLLRAMRAHPLGENAAIIGEIIEDSHYFVQMQTRFGGKRVVDWLSGEQLPRIC, encoded by the coding sequence ATGTCGCAAAAAGGCTTCATCAAACCCGGATACACGCGCGCACTCGATCTGAAAAACGGCTGCGTCGAGATGGCGCATGGCAGTGGCGGACGCGCAATGGCACAACTGATTCAGCAACTGTTTGTCACTGCATTTGATAATGAATTTTTGCGCCAGATGAATGATCAAGCGTGCTTTCCAAGCTTCAACGGTCGTATGGTGATGTCTACCGACAGCCATGTCGTCACCCCCTTATTTTTCCCCGGCGGCGATATCGGCAGCTTGGCAGTGCACGGAACCATTAACGATATCGCCATGGCCGGCGCAAAGCCCTGCTACCTGGCCGCCGGTTTCATTCTGGAAGAAGGCTTTCCGTTATCGGACCTCAAACGCATTGTCGATTCCATGGCTCAAGCGGCGCGCACGGCGCAGGTGCCGATCATCACCGGCGACACCAAAGTAGTGGAAAAAGGCAGCGGCGACGGCGTATTTATTACGACGACCGGTGTCGGCATGGTGCCGGAAGGCATTCACATTTCCGCAGAAAATGCGCGCCCGGGCGACAAGATACTGGTATCCGGCACGTTGGGAGATCATGGTGTTGCCGTTATGGCGCAGCGCGAGAACTTGTCGTTTGAAACCAGCATCGAATCGGACACCGCGGCCTTGCATGGATTGGTAGCGCAAATGATCGCAGCCACCCCCAACATCCGCGTATTGCGCGACCCCACGCGCGGCGGCATCGCCGCCACCCTGAACGAAATCGCCCAACAATCGTCGGTCGGCATGATGATTCATGAAAGTAATCTGCCGATTCGGGAACAAGTTCAAGCGGCGTGTGAGTTTCTCGGTCTGGATCCTTTGTATATCGCCAACGAAGGCAAACTCATCGCAATTTGCCCTGCGCAAGATACCGAAAACTTACTGCGCGCGATGCGCGCCCACCCGCTAGGTGAAAATGCCGCGATCATCGGTGAAATCATCGAAGATTCACATTATTTTGTGCAAATGCAAACGCGTTTCGGCGGCAAGCGTGTCGTTGACTGGCTCAGCGGTGAACAATTGCCGCGCATCTGCTAA